The Microbacterium luteum genome includes a region encoding these proteins:
- a CDS encoding IS1380 family transposase, which translates to MQFKHAPAGVSAVFDDPNLVSAAGLVPMLRLARSAGLDELARERLSVPADKGANAGAKVMALVAGMLAGADSIDDMNLLRHGGIGRLFDRTYAPSTLGSFLREFRFGHVRQLDAVASRVFANLAVNAPLLRAGDGERVMVDLDDTIIEVHGYQKQGAGFGYSGVRGLNALLATASTTSSAPVILGQRLRQGKTGSPKGAARIVGDALATLRRTGVAAGTRPLLRADSAFYGHATVGTAITAGADVSVTVRMDPAVKAAIATIPDDAWTMIEYTDSIRDETTGQLISKAEVAEVPFTAFRSRKKAEQVAGRLVVRRVPDLNPRQVQQPTLFDVWRHHAFFTTTAKDVMDTVAADKTHRGHAIIEQVHADLKAGPLAHLPSGVFTANSAWLVLAVIAFNLTRTAGVIADRVGRLARATTATIRRTLINVPARLARSARRITLHLPEAWPWEHAFTQLFKITHAPPPTVTT; encoded by the coding sequence ATGCAATTCAAGCACGCTCCTGCTGGGGTGTCCGCGGTGTTCGACGATCCGAATCTCGTGTCGGCCGCGGGGCTGGTGCCGATGCTCCGTCTGGCGCGTTCCGCGGGGCTGGACGAGCTCGCGCGTGAGCGGTTGAGCGTCCCGGCGGACAAGGGCGCCAACGCGGGTGCGAAGGTGATGGCACTGGTCGCGGGCATGCTCGCCGGGGCGGACTCGATCGACGACATGAACCTGCTCCGCCATGGCGGAATTGGCCGGTTGTTCGACCGGACGTATGCGCCGTCGACGCTCGGGTCGTTCCTGCGGGAGTTCCGGTTCGGACACGTCCGCCAGCTCGACGCCGTCGCCTCCCGGGTGTTCGCGAATCTCGCTGTCAACGCGCCGCTGCTCCGAGCAGGCGATGGCGAGCGGGTGATGGTCGATCTTGACGACACGATCATCGAGGTCCACGGATACCAGAAGCAGGGCGCCGGTTTCGGATACTCCGGCGTCCGCGGCCTGAACGCCCTCCTCGCCACGGCATCGACCACCTCGTCGGCGCCGGTAATCCTCGGGCAGCGGCTGCGGCAAGGGAAGACCGGGTCCCCGAAGGGGGCCGCACGGATCGTCGGCGATGCTCTGGCGACCCTGCGCCGCACCGGTGTCGCCGCAGGGACTCGGCCGCTGCTGCGGGCGGACTCCGCGTTCTACGGACACGCGACCGTCGGCACCGCGATCACAGCCGGCGCCGACGTGTCGGTGACCGTCAGGATGGACCCCGCAGTGAAGGCCGCGATCGCGACCATCCCCGATGACGCGTGGACGATGATCGAGTACACCGACTCGATCCGTGACGAGACCACCGGGCAGCTGATCTCCAAAGCCGAAGTCGCCGAGGTCCCGTTCACTGCGTTCCGATCGAGGAAGAAGGCCGAACAGGTCGCAGGACGGTTGGTGGTGCGCCGGGTCCCCGACCTGAACCCGCGACAGGTGCAGCAGCCGACGCTGTTCGACGTCTGGCGGCATCACGCGTTCTTCACCACCACAGCGAAGGACGTGATGGACACGGTGGCCGCGGACAAGACGCACCGCGGTCACGCGATCATCGAGCAAGTCCACGCCGACCTCAAAGCGGGGCCGCTCGCGCACCTGCCCTCCGGGGTGTTCACCGCGAACAGCGCCTGGCTGGTGCTCGCCGTGATCGCGTTCAACCTCACCCGGACCGCTGGGGTCATCGCCGACCGGGTGGGACGGCTCGCGAGAGCAACGACCGCGACGATCCGCCGCACCCTGATCAACGTCCCCGCACGGCTGGCACGCTCCGCGCGCCGGATCACGCTCCACCTGCCCGAGGCCTGGCCCTGGGAGCACGCGTTCACACAACTCTTCAAGATCACGCACGCACCACCGCCAACGGTAACCACCTGA
- a CDS encoding IS30 family transposase, translating to MVRRQQAADRAERPKLRSPGHPKFQRHVEAAFWAEIAKGLLPIEAAAVVGVAQAVGQRWFRNAGGMPPFDLKFTPTGRYLSFAEREEIALLRAQGSGVREIARTIGRDPGTISRELRRNAAVRYGSRGYRASVAQWKADMAAKRPKAAKLVTNARLHAYVHERLSGQITTPDGKIIVGPEPPRFTGINKPHRKHRGWSTAWSPEQISNRLKVDFPDDESMRISHEAIYQSLYIQGRGALKRELVWCLRTGRALRAPRERSRRKTWAHVTPGTLISERPPEAEDRAVPGHWEGDLLIGLERSAIGTVVDRMTRFTMLVHLPREEGYRHKETPKNGPALAGYGAITMKNALANTMSTLPTQLARSLTWDRGKEMSAHATFTVETGIPVFFADPQSPWQRGTNENTNGLLRQYFPKGTDLARWSAEDIEAVAHALNTRPRKSLGWKTPAEAFNEQLLLLQQAGVATTG from the coding sequence ATGGTTCGTCGTCAGCAGGCAGCAGATCGGGCGGAGCGGCCGAAGCTTCGGTCGCCTGGGCATCCGAAGTTCCAGCGGCATGTCGAGGCAGCGTTCTGGGCCGAGATCGCCAAGGGGTTGCTGCCCATCGAGGCTGCTGCCGTGGTCGGCGTGGCGCAAGCGGTCGGTCAGCGGTGGTTCCGCAACGCTGGCGGCATGCCGCCGTTCGACCTGAAGTTCACGCCAACCGGACGCTACCTGTCGTTCGCTGAGCGTGAGGAGATCGCGCTCCTGCGTGCTCAGGGAAGCGGGGTGCGCGAGATCGCCCGAACTATAGGCCGTGACCCGGGGACGATCTCCCGTGAGCTGCGCCGGAATGCGGCCGTCCGCTACGGAAGTCGCGGGTATCGAGCATCGGTCGCGCAGTGGAAGGCTGACATGGCCGCGAAGCGTCCGAAGGCGGCGAAGCTGGTCACGAACGCCCGGTTGCATGCCTACGTCCACGAGCGGCTATCCGGGCAGATCACCACACCTGATGGCAAGATCATCGTCGGTCCCGAGCCGCCGCGGTTCACGGGGATCAACAAGCCGCACCGCAAGCATCGCGGGTGGTCGACGGCGTGGAGTCCGGAGCAGATCAGCAACCGACTCAAGGTCGACTTCCCCGATGATGAGTCCATGCGCATCAGCCACGAAGCGATCTACCAGTCGCTCTACATTCAGGGCCGTGGCGCGCTCAAACGCGAGCTCGTCTGGTGTCTGCGCACGGGCCGGGCGCTTCGCGCACCGCGGGAACGCTCACGTCGTAAGACGTGGGCGCACGTCACTCCCGGAACCCTGATCAGCGAACGCCCTCCTGAAGCTGAGGACCGCGCTGTTCCCGGCCATTGGGAAGGCGATCTGCTGATCGGGCTGGAGCGTTCCGCGATCGGCACCGTCGTCGACCGCATGACCAGGTTCACGATGCTCGTCCACCTCCCACGCGAGGAGGGATACCGGCACAAGGAGACACCCAAGAATGGTCCCGCCCTGGCTGGCTATGGCGCGATCACGATGAAGAACGCGCTGGCGAACACGATGTCGACACTCCCCACCCAACTGGCACGGTCGTTGACCTGGGATCGCGGCAAGGAGATGTCCGCTCACGCAACGTTCACGGTCGAGACCGGCATCCCGGTGTTCTTCGCCGATCCGCAGTCGCCCTGGCAGCGCGGCACCAACGAGAACACCAACGGCCTGCTACGCCAGTACTTTCCCAAGGGCACCGACCTGGCCCGGTGGAGCGCGGAAGACATCGAAGCCGTCGCTCACGCCCTCAACACCAGGCCCCGCAAGTCACTCGGATGGAAGACCCCCGCCGAAGCCTTCAACGAGCAGCTACTGTTGCTCCAACAAGCCGGTGTTGCAACGACCGGTTGA
- a CDS encoding transposase: protein MPKPYPSEFRDDVVRVARNREPGVTIEQIAKDFGVHPMTLQKWMRRADIDEGAKPGQSRTEAAEIRELKKRNRLLEQENEVLRRAAAYLSQANLPGKGSTRS, encoded by the coding sequence GTGCCCAAGCCCTACCCGTCCGAGTTCCGTGACGACGTCGTGCGTGTCGCGAGGAACCGCGAGCCCGGAGTCACGATCGAGCAGATCGCGAAAGACTTCGGGGTCCACCCCATGACGCTGCAGAAGTGGATGCGTCGCGCCGACATCGACGAAGGTGCCAAGCCCGGTCAGTCGCGGACCGAGGCCGCGGAGATCCGTGAGCTGAAGAAGCGGAACCGGCTCCTCGAGCAGGAGAACGAGGTCCTCCGTCGTGCGGCGGCGTATCTGTCGCAGGCGAACCTGCCGGGAAAAGGTTCTACCCGCTCGTGA
- a CDS encoding type II toxin-antitoxin system Phd/YefM family antitoxin, translating into MSAITATEARKSLFGLIQQVNEDHTTVEVVSRRGNAVIMSKDDFDALTETAYLLRNPANAERLLEAVERARRGEFQQHDLLDA; encoded by the coding sequence ATGTCCGCGATCACCGCGACCGAAGCGCGAAAGAGCCTGTTCGGGCTCATTCAGCAGGTCAACGAGGACCACACGACCGTTGAAGTCGTCTCCCGCCGCGGCAACGCTGTGATCATGTCCAAGGACGACTTCGACGCACTGACCGAGACGGCCTACCTCCTGCGCAACCCTGCGAACGCGGAGCGACTGCTCGAGGCTGTCGAGCGCGCACGCCGCGGCGAGTTTCAGCAGCACGACCTCCTTGACGCGTGA